Proteins co-encoded in one Desulfitobacterium hafniense DCB-2 genomic window:
- a CDS encoding D-Ala-D-Ala dipeptidase VanX-I encodes MKSDFVFVDELVSGIRWDAKYATWDNFTGKPVDGYAANRIVGTRALCAALEKARENAASLGFGLLLWDGYRPQCAVDCFLRWSKQPEDGRTKQKHYPNIDRSEIIEKGYVAAKSGHSRGSAIDLTLYHLASGTLVPMGGDFDLMDSVSHHGAHGISQAEARNRQYLCSIMEASGFVSYACEWWHYSLKHEPYPNTYFDFLIA; translated from the coding sequence ATGAAAAGTGATTTTGTCTTTGTGGACGAGTTGGTATCAGGAATACGTTGGGATGCTAAATACGCCACCTGGGATAATTTTACCGGCAAACCGGTGGACGGCTATGCAGCCAATCGAATTGTCGGTACGAGAGCGTTGTGCGCGGCCTTGGAAAAAGCACGGGAAAACGCCGCATCCTTGGGCTTTGGCTTGCTTCTTTGGGATGGTTACCGCCCTCAATGCGCCGTAGATTGCTTTCTGCGCTGGTCTAAACAGCCGGAAGATGGCCGGACGAAACAGAAACACTATCCGAATATTGACCGATCCGAGATCATCGAAAAAGGATATGTGGCTGCCAAGTCGGGCCACAGCCGGGGCAGCGCCATTGATTTAACCCTTTATCATTTAGCTTCCGGAACACTTGTGCCCATGGGCGGTGATTTTGATTTGATGGATTCAGTCTCACATCATGGCGCACATGGAATCAGCCAAGCCGAAGCGAGAAACCGTCAATATCTTTGTTCGATCATGGAGGCCAGCGGTTTTGTTTCCTACGCTTGCGAGTGGTGGCATTACAGCCTGAAACACGAACCTTATCCCAACACTTACTTTGATTTTCTCATCGCCTAG